The following proteins are encoded in a genomic region of Zea mays cultivar B73 chromosome 9, Zm-B73-REFERENCE-NAM-5.0, whole genome shotgun sequence:
- the LOC103640419 gene encoding probably inactive leucine-rich repeat receptor-like protein kinase At5g48380: CLKKLKASVDLDNKLEWTFNNNTEGSICGFNGVECWHPKENMVLLLHLGSFGLKGEFPDGLENCSSMTLLDLSSNSLSGPIPADISRRVPFVTNLDLSFNSFLGEIPEALANCSYLNIVNLQHNKLTGTIPVQLAALSRLAQFKLSGQIPSSLSKFTASDFANQDLCGRPLSNDCTANSSSRTGIIIGSAVGGAVITLIIAAVILFIVLQPSHSS, encoded by the coding sequence TGTCTGAAGAAGCTGAAGGCATCAGTTGATCTCGACAATAAGTTAGAATGGACATTCAATAACAATACAGAGGGATCCATATGCGGGTTCAATGGTGTGGAGTGCTGGCATCCTAAGGAGAACATGGTCCTTTTGCTTCATCTTGGTAGCTTTGGTCTTAAGGGCGAATTCCCCGATGGACTTGAGAATTGTAGTAGCATGACTTTGTTGGATCTCTCAAGCAACAGCCTCTCTGGACCTATCCCGGCTGACATCTCGAGGAGAGTTCCATTTGTTACAAACCTTGATCTGTCAtttaatagcttcttgggagagaTACCAGAAGCACTAGCCAATTGTTCTTATCTCAACATTGTCAATTTACAACATAACAAATTGACTGGAACAATCCCAGTTCAGCTTGCTGCACTCAGTCGCCTAGCCCAGTTTAAATTGTCAGGGCAGATTCCTTCATCTTTGAGCAAGTTTACAGCCTCTGATTTTGCAAATCAAGACCTTTGTGGGAGGCCTCTAAGCAATGATTGCACTGCCAATTCAAGCAGTCGAACGGGGATAATTATTGGTTCTGCTGTTGGTGGTGCAGTTATAACTTTAATAATAGCTGCTGTTATTTTATTCATTGTATTGCAACCCTCGCATTCTTCATAG
- the LOC100273916 gene encoding uncharacterized protein LOC100273916 — translation MALEAVVFSQPQAAAGHFGYGRGDSTTYAVPWCDLLQGGVGGGGGGFGDLCAAGEWDLDIDTWAAAAAAAPTVELGGDDWDWEALSRDYQSSDASTEYYHGGSRKAAAAPEPAGRRKRRRAKAVKNKEEIESQRMTHIAVERNRRRQMNEYLAVLRSLMPPSYAHRGDQASIVGGAINYVRELEQLLQSLEVQKSIRSRPGAGAGAADSSPFAGFFSFPQYSATTTSAHGGCSGNNNNNTGSGGNRSDAAAAGAGAAGSSAVADVEVTMVEGHASLKVLARRRPKQLLKLVAGLHQLRIPPLHLNVTTVDAMVLYTFSLKVEDDSNMGSVEDIAAAVHEIIGSIEQQQQEEGETAVM, via the exons ATGGCGCTGGAGGCCGTGGTGTTCTCCCAGCCCCAGGCGGCGGCGGGCCACTTCGGCTACGGCCGCGGGGACTCGACGACGTACGCGGTGCCGTGGTGCGACCTGCTACAGGGAGGcgtaggaggaggagggggagggtttGGCGATCTCTGCGCGGCGGGCGAGTGGGACCTCGACATCGACACctgggccgccgccgccgccgccgcgcccaccGTGGAGCTGGGGGGCGACGACTGGGACTGGGAGGCGCTCTCCCGGGACTACCAGTCCTCGGACGCCTCCACGGAGTACTACCACGGCGGCAGCAggaaggcggcggcggcgcccgagCCTGCGGGGAGGAGGAAGCGGAGGCGCGCCAAGGCCGTCAAGAACAAGGAGGAGATCGAGAGCCAGCGCATGACCCACATTGCCGTCGAGCGCAACCGCCGCCGCCAGATGAACGAGTACCTCGCCGTGCTCCGCTCCCTCATGCCGCCGTCCTACGCGCACAGG GGTGACCAGGCATCCATCGTCGGTGGCGCGATCAACTACGTGAGGGAGCTGGAGCAGCTGCTGCAGTCGCTAGAGGTCCAAAAGAGCATCAGGAGCCGGCCGGGTGCAGGCGCCGGCGCCGCTGACAGCTCCCCGTTCGCCGGCTTCTTCAGCTTCCCGCAGTactccgccaccaccacctcgGCCCACGGAGGCTGCTcgggcaacaacaacaacaacacggGCAGCGGAGGAAACCGCAGCGACGCGGCCgccgcaggagcaggagcagcagggtcgTCGGCGGTCGCGGACGTGGAGGTGACGATGGTGGAAGGGCACGCCAGCCTCAAGGTGCTGGCGCGGCGGCGGCCCAAGCAGCTGCTGAAGCTCGTCGCGGGGCTGCACCAGCTGCGCATCCCGCCGCTGCACCTCAACGTGACCACCGTCGACGCCATGGTCCTCTACACCTTCAGCCTCAAG GTGGAGGATGACTCCAACATGGGCTCTGTTGAGGATATCGCCGCCGCTGTGCATGAGATTATCGGCAGCatagagcagcagcagcaggaggagggagagaCCGCCGTCATGTGA